Proteins from a genomic interval of Zingiber officinale cultivar Zhangliang chromosome 2A, Zo_v1.1, whole genome shotgun sequence:
- the LOC122040472 gene encoding protein LURP-one-related 8-like — protein sequence MAKVYPSATASSRPSFSAPPASSSEAATLTVWRKSLLFHGYGFTVFDSKGNLVFRVDNYASGSRAEIVLMDADGKPLLTIRRKKLSLGDHWLIYEGEAAGKPQFAVKKHVNLIGSRSPVHVTPCSPASESCLGYEVEGSYSRRCCVVYDDRRRQLAQIKRKEAAAGVALDADVFRLVVEPGFDAAFAMAIVILLDQMFGSRGSLLRV from the exons ATGGCGAAAGTTTACCCGAGCGCCACCGCGTCGTCGAGGCCTTCTTTCTCCGCCCCGCCGGCGTCCTCCTCCGAGGCGGCGACGCTGACTGTGTGGCGGAAGTCGCTCCTCTTCCACGGGTACGGATTCACGGTCTTCGATTCCAAGGGTAATCTCGTGTTCCGAGTCGACAATTACGCCTCGGGCAGCAGAGCGGAGATCGTCCTCATGGACGCCGACGGGAAGCCGCTGCTAACGATTCGAAGGAAG AAGCTGAGTCTGGGAGACCACTGGCTGATCTACGAAGGCGAGGCGGCGGGCAAACCGCAGTTCGCCGTCAAGAAGCACGTAAACCTCATCGGGTCGAGGTCGCCGGTCCACGTCACGCCGTGTTCCCCCGCCTCCGAGTCCTGCCTCGGCTACGAGGTGGAGGGCTCCTACTCGCGGCGGTGCTGCGTCGTCTACGACGACCGACGGCGGCAGCTAGCGCAGATCAAGCGGAAGGAGGCGGCCGCGGGGGTCGCCCTCGACGCCGACGTCTTCCGCCTCGTCGTGGAGCCGGGATTCGACGCGGCCTTCGCCATGGCCATCGTCATACTCCTCGACCAAATGTTCGGCTCTCGTGGATCGCTCCTTCGAGTTTAG
- the LOC122040473 gene encoding probable calcium-binding protein CML27: MATEGAADQQQLTDPAASPGRASPSFRLRTESLNTLRLRRVFDLFDYNGDGEITVEEIELALDRLGLGSDPAEVRSTVEAYVAPGRAGLAFADFEALHRALGDALFGGPPAAAEKEEEEEEDMREAFRVFDEDGDGFISAAELQAVLSKLGLPEGRSIARVQEMIGSVDRNADGQVDFGEFKRMMQGITVWGA, translated from the coding sequence ATGGCTACGGAAGGTGCCGCCGACCAGCAGCAGTTGACCGATCCGGCGGCGTCCCCCGGCCGGGCTTCGCCGTCGTTCCGCCTCCGCACCGAGAGCCTCAACACGCTCCGCCTCCGCCGCGTCTTCGACCTCTTCGACTACAACGGCGACGGCGAGATCACGGTGGAGGAGATCGAGCTCGCCCTCGACCGCCTCGGCCTCGGCTCCGACCCCGCCGAGGTCCGATCCACCGTCGAGGCCTACGTCGCCCCCGGCCGCGCCGGGCTCGCCTTCGCCGACTTCGAGGCCCTCCACCGCGCGCTCGGAGACGCCCTCTTCGGCGGCCCGCCGGCGGCCgcggagaaggaggaggaagaggaggaggacaTGCGGGAGGCTTTCCGCGTGTTCGACGAGGACGGCGACGGGTTCATCTCCGCGGCGGAGCTGCAGGCGGTGCTCTCCAAGCTAGGGCTCCCGGAGGGGCGCAGCATCGCTCGGGTTCAAGAGATGATTGGCTCCGTCGATCGGAACGCCGACGGCCAGGTGGACTTCGGCGAGTTCAAGCGCATGATGCAAGGGATCACCGTTTGGGGAGCCTGA